One region of Gossypium raimondii isolate GPD5lz chromosome 6, ASM2569854v1, whole genome shotgun sequence genomic DNA includes:
- the LOC105774580 gene encoding probable lactoylglutathione lyase, chloroplastic has translation MATLPIASVSSSTMVFSMKTPPFPSNSLKHPYIRNSYNHLPSRRLALFQLGSVSAIPQSEFFGSIVSGKSENTATAIKEQDALNWVKNDNRRMLHVVYRVGDLEKTIKFYTECLGMKLSRKRDIPEEQYSNAFLGYGPEDSHFAVELTYNYGVDKYDIGNGFGHFGVAVNDVSKTVDLVKAKGGKVTRDPGPVKGGTKIIAFIEDPDGYTFELLEREPTPEPLCQVMLRVGDLDRSINFYKKAFGMELLRAKDNPEYKYTTAMMGFGPEDKNAVLELTYNYGVTEYDKGNGYAQIAIGTDDVYKTAEAIKLCGGTIILEPGPLPGINTKITACLDPDGWKSVFVDNIDFLKELE, from the exons ATGGCCACATTACCTATTGCATCAGTTTCCAGTTCCACCATGGTTTTCTCAATGAAAACTCCTCCTTTCCCATCGAACTCTCTTAAACATCCTTACATTCGTAACTCTTACAATCACCTTCCTTCTCGAAGACTCGCTCTCTTTCAACTCGGCTCTG TTTCGGCGATCCCTCAGTCGGAATTCTTTGGTTCGATCGTGAGTGGTAAATCTGAGAACACCGCTACTGCTATTAAGGAGCAAGATGCATTAAACTGGGTTAAAAACGACAATAGAAGAATGCTTCATGTTGTTTACCGTGTTGGCGATTTGGAGAAGACGATCAA GTTTTACACCGAATGCTTAGGAATGAAGCTCTCAAGGAAGCGTGACATACCCGAGGAGCAATATTCGAATGCTTTTCTTGGATATGGACCTGAAGATTCTCATTTTGCTGTTGAACTTACTTATA ATTATGGAGTTGACAAATATGATATTGGAAATggatttggtcattttggtGTTGCAGTAAACGAT GTTTCGAAAACAGTGGATCTAGTAAAGGCAAAGGGGGGGAAGGTTACAAGGGACCCTGGACCTGTTAAAGGAGGGACTAAAATAATTGCTTTTATCGAAGATCCGGATGGTTATACATTTGAGCTTTTAGAGAGGGAGCCGACACCTGAGCCACTTTGTCAAGTAATGCTTCGAGTAGGTGATCTTGATCGATCTATTAATTTCTACAAGAAG GCTTTTGGCATGGAGCTTCTTCGTGCAAAAGATAATCCCGAGTATAAG TATACGACAGCCATGATGGGATTTGGTCCTGAAGACAAAAATGCAGTGCTGGAACTGACGTACAACTATGGTGTCACAGAATATGATAAAGGCAATGGTTATGCACAG ATAGCAATAGGCACAGACGATGTTTATAAGACCGCAGAAGCAATTAAGCTATGTGGAGGAACGATTATCCTTGAACCTGGACCCTTGCCAGGCATCAACACTAAGATTACTGCTTGCCTGGACCCCGATGGCTGGAAATCG GTATTTGTTGATAACATTGATTTCCTTAAGGAGCTTGAGTGA